The following are encoded in a window of Geobacter metallireducens GS-15 genomic DNA:
- a CDS encoding CAP domain-containing protein — translation MIFTTLRATLAMLAAMAIACALPVRASAGDNLARGVLAELNAARANPKAYAEHLRVYRSQFTGTYHIPPGSRIRYITREGTRAVDEAVRFLEAQRPLSPLTWSEGLSRVAAELNREQARTGALGHASGRMEMRARAERIGRWQSTIGENISYGPDDARRVVMQLIVDDGVPDRGHRKNIFAPDFRVAGIACGPHPVFETSCVIDFAGWFTER, via the coding sequence ATGATTTTCACCACACTGCGCGCAACCCTGGCAATGCTCGCCGCCATGGCCATCGCCTGCGCCCTGCCGGTGCGGGCCTCGGCCGGGGACAATCTGGCGCGGGGGGTACTCGCCGAACTGAACGCGGCCCGAGCCAACCCCAAGGCCTACGCCGAACACCTGCGCGTCTACCGGTCCCAGTTCACGGGAACGTACCATATCCCGCCGGGCAGCAGGATTCGATACATCACCAGGGAAGGGACCCGGGCCGTGGACGAGGCGGTGCGGTTTCTGGAGGCGCAACGCCCCCTTTCCCCGCTGACGTGGTCGGAAGGGCTTTCCCGTGTTGCCGCAGAGCTGAACCGGGAGCAGGCACGGACGGGCGCCCTGGGCCACGCCTCGGGCAGGATGGAGATGCGGGCCCGGGCCGAACGGATCGGCCGGTGGCAGAGCACCATTGGCGAGAACATCAGCTACGGCCCCGACGATGCCCGTCGCGTGGTGATGCAGCTCATCGTCGACGACGGAGTGCCTGACCGGGGTCACCGGAAGAACATTTTCGCCCCCGATTTCAGGGTGGCCGGTATCGCCTGCGGTCCCCACCCGGTTTTCGAGACGAGTTGCGTCATCGACTTTGCCGGTTGGTTCACTGAGAGGTAA
- a CDS encoding PEP-CTERM sorting domain-containing protein (PEP-CTERM proteins occur, often in large numbers, in the proteomes of bacteria that also encode an exosortase, a predicted intramembrane cysteine proteinase. The presence of a PEP-CTERM domain at a protein's C-terminus predicts cleavage within the sorting domain, followed by covalent anchoring to some some component of the (usually Gram-negative) cell surface. Many PEP-CTERM proteins exhibit an unusual sequence composition that includes large numbers of potential glycosylation sites. Expression of one such protein has been shown restore the ability of a bacterium to form floc, a type of biofilm.), whose translation MKNGLELAPGDHLVGIISVNRIVAGGETIFTAGPTSQLTGIYAHKVLSIPPYLVNGQYAYDPLNPSSFQVHTEYGNPDLGAFTVGSSTVNLASILDPGAVLALWLDQGNSATSFTTEGTLADSVARATDGLPFLSAGIGNSGYFYSHTNQSVTMAELLNGAFIGQAFAGLEVLTNATGHGLSPIFNPGDLEKGTATPLVLSCDLGINPAFFSPEPASPWVLAGTGSVQVYPAPEPSTLALFGVAGSVMALCRLRKRTLNDREDTP comes from the coding sequence ATGAAGAATGGACTGGAACTGGCGCCGGGAGATCACTTGGTGGGAATCATATCCGTCAACCGGATCGTAGCGGGAGGGGAAACGATTTTCACGGCAGGCCCAACGTCGCAACTGACCGGGATTTACGCCCATAAGGTGCTGAGCATCCCACCGTATCTGGTGAACGGGCAGTATGCATACGATCCCCTCAACCCTTCGTCATTCCAAGTGCACACGGAATACGGCAACCCTGACCTGGGGGCATTTACTGTCGGTTCAAGCACTGTCAACCTTGCCAGCATCCTGGACCCGGGTGCGGTTCTGGCCCTCTGGCTCGACCAGGGGAACAGCGCCACCAGCTTCACGACGGAGGGAACCCTTGCCGACAGCGTGGCCCGGGCAACCGACGGACTCCCCTTTCTCTCCGCGGGGATTGGGAATTCGGGATATTTTTACAGTCATACCAACCAGTCCGTCACCATGGCCGAGTTGCTGAACGGAGCCTTCATAGGCCAGGCCTTCGCCGGCCTGGAAGTATTGACCAATGCCACGGGGCACGGACTCTCCCCCATCTTCAACCCCGGCGACCTGGAAAAAGGTACTGCAACGCCGTTGGTCCTTTCCTGCGACCTCGGGATCAATCCGGCCTTTTTTTCACCGGAGCCGGCCTCGCCCTGGGTTCTCGCCGGCACAGGCTCGGTGCAAGTCTATCCGGCTCCAGAGCCATCCACCCTGGCCCTCTTTGGCGTTGCCGGGAGCGTAATGGCCCTGTGCAGACTGAGGAAACGCACCCTCAATGACCGGGAAGATACTCCATGA
- a CDS encoding LysE family translocator, which produces MTLYTLLCFLGASIALTVAPGPDNIFVMTQGVARGRKPAIVTALGMCSGVTVHTTAAAFGISAVFYSSAIAFTVVKSAGAAYLLYLAFKTLKERSAIRLSAADDLPAAALFRRGFIMNVLNPKVAMFFLAFLPQFVAPAAGRVPLQMLLLGLIFMVQSVVIFCLLGYFAGSIGSFILARPRIARYFDWLTAGVFLSLGVRLALAER; this is translated from the coding sequence ATGACCCTCTATACCCTGCTCTGTTTCCTCGGCGCCTCCATCGCCCTGACCGTGGCCCCCGGCCCTGACAACATCTTCGTCATGACCCAGGGGGTCGCCCGGGGGAGGAAGCCGGCCATCGTCACGGCCCTCGGCATGTGCAGCGGCGTCACCGTCCACACCACGGCCGCGGCCTTCGGGATCTCGGCGGTGTTCTATTCCTCGGCCATTGCCTTCACGGTGGTGAAGTCCGCCGGCGCGGCATACCTCCTCTACCTGGCCTTCAAAACCCTGAAGGAACGGTCCGCCATCAGGCTCTCGGCGGCCGACGACCTCCCCGCGGCGGCCCTGTTCCGGCGGGGATTCATCATGAACGTGCTCAACCCCAAGGTGGCCATGTTCTTCCTGGCGTTCCTCCCCCAGTTCGTGGCCCCCGCCGCCGGCCGCGTCCCCCTCCAGATGCTGCTCTTGGGACTCATATTCATGGTGCAGTCCGTGGTAATCTTCTGCCTGCTCGGCTACTTCGCCGGGAGCATCGGCAGCTTCATCCTAGCCCGCCCCCGGATCGCACGGTATTTTGACTGGTTGACCGCGGGGGTTTTCCTGTCCCTGGGGGTAAGGCTGGCCCTGGCGGAACGGTAA
- a CDS encoding methyl-accepting chemotaxis protein — protein MNLYLHLNIRTRIVLLCICYSTCIILAVIAGRSLSTAEAIASTTVFVLLGALFSSLLFRTVNDALKRIQGYLATLTGGDLMQTIAPKRNNEISSIIRSIASLQATIREIVSQISQTSEEVAMASRQLQSNADQIAAGTDNAASQTNTVAVASEEMAATSGDIANNCMRAAENSTRAVNTARSGAEVVRQATDCMERIASRVRDAAKTVEELGSRSDQIGQIIGTIQDIADQTNLLALNAAIEAARAGEQGRGFAVVADEVRALAERTTRATREIGEMIKTIQNETKGAVSAIDEGVAEVERGAEYSDKSGQSLEQILQQINDVTMQINQIATAAEQQTATTGEISSNIQQITAVVQQTARGATETATAAATLSRQADELQGLVGHFRL, from the coding sequence TTGAACCTTTATCTTCACCTGAATATCCGAACACGGATCGTGCTGCTTTGCATCTGCTACAGCACCTGCATCATCCTTGCAGTCATAGCTGGGCGCTCGTTATCGACGGCAGAGGCAATCGCATCCACAACCGTTTTTGTGCTGCTCGGGGCCTTATTCAGCTCCCTCCTTTTCCGTACGGTCAACGATGCGCTCAAGCGCATCCAGGGCTACCTGGCCACATTGACCGGGGGAGACCTGATGCAAACTATTGCGCCCAAGCGCAACAACGAGATCAGCAGTATCATCCGTTCCATCGCCAGCCTTCAGGCAACCATCCGCGAAATCGTCTCCCAGATATCGCAGACGTCGGAAGAGGTTGCCATGGCCTCGCGGCAACTCCAGTCCAACGCCGACCAGATTGCCGCCGGGACGGACAATGCCGCCTCCCAGACCAACACAGTGGCCGTAGCTAGTGAAGAGATGGCAGCCACTTCAGGCGACATCGCTAACAATTGCATGAGAGCAGCGGAAAACTCCACCCGCGCTGTCAACACCGCCCGATCGGGAGCCGAAGTTGTCCGCCAGGCCACGGATTGCATGGAGCGCATCGCCAGCCGGGTTAGAGACGCGGCAAAGACCGTCGAAGAGTTGGGCTCCCGGTCCGATCAGATCGGACAGATCATTGGGACAATCCAGGACATCGCCGATCAGACAAACCTGCTGGCGCTCAACGCGGCCATCGAAGCCGCCCGAGCGGGGGAGCAGGGCCGAGGGTTCGCTGTTGTGGCAGACGAAGTCCGTGCCCTCGCGGAGCGCACCACTCGCGCCACCCGCGAAATTGGTGAAATGATTAAGACCATTCAGAATGAAACAAAGGGAGCTGTTTCAGCAATCGACGAAGGAGTGGCAGAGGTCGAGAGGGGGGCCGAATACTCGGATAAGTCCGGCCAGTCTCTGGAACAGATACTCCAACAGATCAACGACGTCACCATGCAGATCAACCAGATCGCCACCGCCGCAGAGCAACAGACCGCCACGACCGGGGAAATATCATCCAACATCCAGCAGATCACCGCGGTGGTCCAGCAGACCGCCCGGGGTGCCACGGAAACAGCCACCGCGGCGGCCACGCTTTCAAGACAGGCTGACGAACTTCAGGGCCTGGTGGGGCATTTCAGACTGTGA
- a CDS encoding ISL3-like element ISGme5 family transposase, whose translation MSYSDVIAIAGGWEGYRVAGTRTIVTGDAKRIEVELIALSQDEMVCGSCGGRCTSVHETTKRVIRDLPILDAQTYLIVHRRRLLCPQCGPTLERLSWLAKYARVTRRLAESVARLCGVVSVKHVAQYLGLSWDQVKEIDKRSLTERVGTVDLSNIEVLGMDEFALHKGHRYATVIIEPYRKEVLWIGKGRSRESIRPFFTQLGPHGCKRLKAVVMDMNASYEEEIKQHSPQADIVYDLFHVVAKYGREVIDRVRVDEANRLKEDKKARKVVKTSRWLLLRNSENVKGDDMLRLQELLEANRSLLTVYLLKDDLKQLWKFTCIEEAGLFWEQWHQRAMESGIPPLILFARRLKGYLQGILNHCLWPLHTGILEGINNKIKVIKRMAYGFRDHEYFFLKIRAAFPGIPG comes from the coding sequence TTGTCGTATTCCGATGTTATCGCAATTGCGGGAGGGTGGGAAGGATATCGTGTTGCTGGGACACGCACTATCGTCACAGGTGATGCCAAACGGATCGAGGTAGAACTGATTGCCCTGTCCCAGGATGAGATGGTGTGTGGCTCGTGCGGCGGGCGTTGCACAAGCGTCCATGAAACGACCAAGCGCGTAATTCGAGATTTGCCGATTCTCGATGCTCAGACTTATCTGATCGTTCACCGCCGCAGGCTGCTGTGCCCTCAGTGTGGGCCAACGCTGGAGCGTCTGTCATGGCTGGCGAAATACGCCCGCGTGACGCGCAGGCTTGCAGAGAGCGTAGCGCGACTGTGTGGTGTCGTGTCTGTGAAGCACGTGGCGCAGTATCTGGGGCTTTCTTGGGACCAGGTGAAGGAAATCGACAAGCGCTCACTCACAGAGCGGGTCGGCACCGTCGACCTCTCAAACATCGAAGTTCTCGGGATGGATGAGTTCGCCCTTCACAAGGGGCACCGCTATGCGACGGTTATCATCGAGCCATACCGTAAGGAAGTCTTATGGATCGGCAAAGGCAGGAGTCGCGAGAGTATCCGTCCTTTCTTCACGCAGCTTGGCCCACATGGCTGTAAACGGCTCAAAGCGGTCGTGATGGATATGAACGCATCATATGAGGAGGAAATCAAGCAGCACTCGCCCCAGGCAGACATAGTCTACGACCTGTTCCATGTGGTGGCGAAGTATGGCAGGGAAGTGATCGACAGGGTGCGAGTCGATGAGGCAAACCGCCTGAAGGAAGACAAGAAGGCACGGAAGGTAGTCAAAACATCGCGGTGGTTGCTGCTACGAAACAGCGAGAACGTCAAGGGCGACGACATGCTTCGCCTCCAGGAACTGTTGGAGGCAAACCGCAGCCTCCTTACGGTCTACCTGCTCAAAGACGATCTGAAGCAACTGTGGAAGTTTACCTGCATTGAAGAGGCGGGACTATTCTGGGAGCAGTGGCACCAAAGGGCGATGGAGAGTGGAATACCGCCACTCATCCTGTTTGCCCGCCGGCTAAAGGGCTATCTCCAAGGAATCCTCAACCACTGCCTCTGGCCCCTTCACACCGGAATCCTCGAAGGCATCAATAACAAGATCAAGGTGATCAAAAGAATGGCCTACGGCTTCCGGGATCACGAATACTTCTTTCTCAAGATCAGAGCCGCTTTCCCCGGAATTCCCGGATGA
- a CDS encoding zinc ribbon domain-containing protein YjdM, which yields MSDMPKCPQCSSEYTYEDGTMYVCPECAHEWGKETAAESGDGSRVVRDAHGNVLSDGDTVTVIKDLKIKGSSSVIKVGTKARNIRLVEGDHDIDCKIDGIGAMQLKSEFVKKA from the coding sequence ATGAGCGATATGCCAAAATGTCCACAATGCAGTTCAGAATACACGTACGAAGACGGAACCATGTATGTCTGTCCGGAATGCGCCCATGAATGGGGGAAGGAAACGGCAGCGGAGAGCGGGGACGGGAGTCGCGTGGTGCGTGACGCCCATGGCAATGTTCTCAGTGACGGTGACACGGTTACGGTGATCAAGGACTTGAAGATCAAGGGCTCGTCGTCGGTGATCAAGGTCGGAACCAAGGCCAGGAATATCCGTCTCGTCGAAGGAGACCATGACATCGACTGCAAGATCGACGGGATCGGTGCAATGCAGTTGAAATCGGAGTTCGTAAAGAAGGCGTAA
- a CDS encoding outer membrane protein, with translation MKRILIAAAAIAIWGMPAMSQATPARPGGYFSGFLGVSIPRDADVAGTDSGTSFNDRVEFDPGIVVGGTAGYDYGFLRLEGELSYRHSEIKSVTASDGYRFHGVDGDLGALAVMANAFVDMHNQSPITPYVGGGVGFAVLNLGNTTSTELDPLYEKGDDTVFAYQAGAGVEIALNPIMSLDLGYRYFGTSKATFDEGVVTATKFRFESHNALMGLRVKF, from the coding sequence ATGAAAAGAATTCTCATTGCCGCTGCAGCCATCGCCATCTGGGGGATGCCCGCCATGAGCCAGGCAACGCCTGCCCGGCCCGGGGGGTATTTTTCCGGTTTCCTCGGGGTGAGCATCCCCCGGGACGCCGACGTTGCCGGCACCGATTCCGGTACATCCTTCAACGACCGGGTGGAGTTCGATCCCGGTATTGTCGTGGGTGGCACCGCTGGGTATGATTACGGCTTTCTCCGCCTGGAGGGGGAGCTTTCCTACCGGCATTCTGAGATCAAGTCCGTCACTGCTTCGGACGGGTACCGCTTCCACGGCGTGGATGGTGATCTCGGTGCCCTGGCGGTCATGGCCAACGCCTTTGTCGATATGCACAACCAGAGCCCCATTACCCCCTACGTGGGAGGAGGCGTCGGCTTCGCCGTGCTCAATCTGGGTAATACCACCAGTACTGAATTGGACCCCCTCTATGAGAAGGGGGATGACACCGTTTTCGCCTACCAGGCGGGAGCCGGGGTGGAGATAGCCCTCAACCCGATCATGTCCCTTGACCTGGGATATCGCTATTTCGGCACTTCAAAGGCCACCTTCGACGAAGGTGTGGTGACGGCGACCAAGTTCAGGTTCGAGAGCCACAATGCGCTGATGGGGCTCAGGGTCAAGTTCTAG
- a CDS encoding TetR/AcrR family transcriptional regulator, with the protein MDKNETRATIIRIGTDLIGRQGFNATGIDAVLREAGVPKGSFYYYFRSKEEFGLAVIDHFAERYDQRLDTFLNDDEVTPLNRLRNLLESGLARLEQNQCAKGCLIGNLGQELADQNERFRARLEEVFTSWKKRYAACLREAQRAGELAPELDPSVVAGFILSGWEGAVLRAKVMKSPQPLRDFIATLFATVLREQV; encoded by the coding sequence ATGGATAAGAACGAAACGAGAGCAACCATCATCCGCATCGGCACCGACCTCATCGGCCGTCAGGGGTTCAACGCCACCGGCATTGATGCGGTGCTGAGGGAGGCTGGTGTACCCAAGGGCTCATTCTACTACTATTTCAGGAGCAAGGAGGAGTTCGGCCTGGCGGTGATTGACCACTTTGCCGAGCGCTACGACCAGCGGCTCGACACCTTCCTGAACGACGATGAGGTGACACCGCTGAATCGGCTCCGTAATCTGCTGGAGAGCGGCCTGGCGCGCCTGGAGCAGAACCAGTGCGCCAAGGGATGCCTCATCGGCAACCTGGGGCAGGAGCTGGCCGACCAGAACGAACGCTTCCGGGCGAGGCTCGAAGAGGTGTTTACCTCGTGGAAGAAGCGCTACGCCGCCTGCCTGCGGGAGGCCCAGCGTGCAGGGGAACTGGCACCGGAGCTTGACCCGTCCGTGGTGGCGGGATTCATTCTCTCCGGCTGGGAAGGGGCTGTCCTCCGGGCCAAGGTGATGAAGTCGCCCCAGCCCCTGCGGGATTTCATCGCCACGCTTTTTGCAACGGTGCTGCGCGAGCAGGTGTGA
- a CDS encoding YhdH/YhfP family quinone oxidoreductase yields the protein MGNSVFKALVVEKTPEKQFVREIRERSIDDLPAGDLVVRVHYSSLNYKDALSATGHPGVTRQFPHTPGIDAAGEVVSCESGAFAPGDKVVVTGHDLGMETDGGWGQYIRIPSEWAVRLPEGLTLREAMALGTAGFTAALSVLKLERAGVRPDDGDILVTGATGGVGSIAVSILSRAGYRVTAATGKEFDEDFLKGLGATAVIGRDDVTAGAEKALLAERWAGAVDVVGGQTLAAVLKSTKYGGTVTCCGLVGSPELPMNVYPFILRGVSLLGIDSVQCPRGLREEVWQRLATAWKPSRLGEMVTECTLAGLEVMTQAILHGGITGRVVVNLQES from the coding sequence ATGGGAAACTCGGTATTCAAGGCGCTGGTGGTGGAGAAGACCCCCGAGAAGCAGTTCGTGCGGGAGATCCGCGAGCGGAGCATCGACGACCTGCCGGCCGGCGACCTGGTGGTGCGGGTCCACTACTCCTCCCTCAACTACAAGGATGCCCTCTCGGCCACGGGGCACCCCGGGGTGACGCGGCAGTTCCCTCACACTCCCGGCATCGACGCGGCGGGTGAGGTGGTCTCCTGCGAAAGCGGTGCCTTCGCCCCGGGCGACAAGGTTGTTGTCACCGGCCACGACCTGGGGATGGAAACCGACGGCGGCTGGGGGCAATACATCCGCATCCCGTCGGAGTGGGCGGTGCGGTTGCCCGAGGGGTTGACGCTGCGCGAAGCCATGGCCCTCGGCACCGCCGGTTTCACGGCGGCCCTGTCGGTGCTGAAGCTGGAGCGGGCCGGGGTGAGGCCCGATGACGGCGATATCCTCGTGACCGGCGCCACCGGCGGGGTGGGGAGCATCGCGGTTTCCATCCTCTCCCGGGCGGGCTACCGGGTGACGGCAGCCACCGGCAAGGAGTTCGACGAGGATTTTCTCAAGGGGCTCGGCGCGACAGCCGTGATCGGCCGTGACGACGTGACGGCCGGCGCGGAGAAGGCACTCCTGGCCGAGCGCTGGGCCGGCGCGGTCGATGTGGTCGGCGGCCAGACCCTGGCTGCGGTCCTGAAGAGCACGAAGTACGGCGGTACGGTCACCTGCTGCGGTCTCGTGGGGTCGCCGGAACTGCCGATGAACGTCTACCCGTTCATCCTGCGGGGGGTGAGCCTTCTGGGGATCGATTCGGTCCAGTGCCCCCGGGGGCTTCGCGAGGAGGTCTGGCAGCGGCTTGCGACCGCTTGGAAGCCCTCCCGGCTTGGCGAGATGGTGACGGAGTGCACCCTGGCGGGGCTGGAGGTGATGACCCAGGCGATTCTCCATGGGGGGATCACGGGGCGTGTCGTGGTTAACCTGCAGGAGAGCTGA
- a CDS encoding flavin reductase family protein: MKQSLGAKTLLFPAPVLMVGTYDHEGKPNLMNAAWGGICCSQPPCVAVSLRKATYSYASIVERKAFTIGTPSEAAMKAADYVGIVSGRDTDKFAATGLTPVKSELVDAPYAAEFPFALECRLLHTLEIGLHTLFVGEIVDVKADAEVLGDDGLPDILKLKPLVFDTSHRGYHGVGPLLGKALAVGKKL; the protein is encoded by the coding sequence ATGAAACAATCCCTGGGGGCCAAGACCCTCCTTTTTCCGGCTCCTGTCCTGATGGTCGGCACCTATGACCACGAGGGGAAGCCAAATCTGATGAATGCCGCTTGGGGCGGAATCTGTTGTTCCCAGCCCCCGTGCGTTGCGGTATCCTTGCGCAAGGCGACCTATTCCTACGCCTCGATCGTGGAGCGCAAGGCCTTCACTATTGGAACTCCGTCGGAAGCCGCCATGAAGGCGGCCGATTACGTCGGCATTGTCTCGGGGCGCGACACGGATAAGTTTGCCGCTACTGGACTTACGCCGGTAAAAAGTGAACTTGTGGACGCCCCCTACGCGGCGGAGTTCCCCTTCGCCCTTGAGTGCCGGCTGCTTCACACCCTGGAAATCGGCCTTCACACCCTGTTCGTCGGCGAAATCGTGGACGTTAAGGCAGACGCCGAAGTGCTCGGCGACGACGGCCTCCCCGACATCCTGAAGCTCAAGCCCCTCGTTTTCGACACCAGCCATCGGGGTTACCACGGTGTTGGTCCGCTGCTGGGCAAGGCGCTTGCCGTGGGGAAAAAGCTATGA
- a CDS encoding MFS transporter produces MESREHRAGKLLLLACVISFVCFFGSYMRIPIVPLFATSLGADTAQVGLINSAFMLMAGALSIPSGLVSDRLGRRIPLLGGLILLAGSSFLLYWSNTPLQMGGVYLLFGIGLSAFSPTLMSYVADVTPPEVLGQAYGWYTMALYGGMTLGPAAGGFLGTALGLRPVFLVAGGLILAMFVVALIFLPAPSSAQHRSAVRPAILPTLAGLMHNRRLVACLVATLGTCFGFGMFVTFMPLYIRSQGMHSGHVGFVFAAQALANAISRLPSGKLSDRVADRSILVTGGLAIFALALASFGLCRSVVPLMGAAAVMGISMGVAFTAVCALIADVVPREQRGLAMGCYNTCVYVGMMLCAAGMGAFIREEGFRIGFFLNGVVGVATLLLFVTLYRRPEPAAA; encoded by the coding sequence ATGGAATCACGGGAACACCGGGCGGGAAAACTCCTGCTGCTCGCCTGCGTCATCAGCTTTGTCTGCTTCTTCGGCTCCTACATGAGGATACCGATCGTCCCCCTCTTTGCCACGTCGCTGGGGGCCGACACGGCGCAGGTGGGACTCATCAACAGCGCGTTCATGCTGATGGCGGGAGCGCTCTCCATCCCCTCGGGACTCGTCTCGGATCGACTGGGGCGGCGGATACCGCTCCTGGGAGGGCTGATCCTCCTGGCCGGCTCGTCGTTTCTCCTCTACTGGAGCAACACTCCCCTGCAAATGGGGGGGGTCTATCTCCTCTTCGGCATCGGGCTGTCGGCCTTCTCGCCGACCCTCATGTCGTACGTGGCCGACGTTACCCCGCCGGAGGTCCTGGGCCAGGCCTACGGCTGGTACACCATGGCTCTGTACGGCGGCATGACCCTCGGCCCCGCTGCCGGCGGTTTCCTCGGCACGGCGCTGGGGCTTCGGCCGGTCTTTCTCGTGGCGGGGGGGCTGATCCTCGCCATGTTCGTCGTGGCGCTCATCTTTCTCCCCGCGCCTTCCTCGGCCCAGCACCGCAGCGCAGTCCGTCCCGCCATCCTGCCGACCCTGGCAGGGCTCATGCACAACCGCCGGCTCGTCGCCTGCCTCGTGGCAACCCTCGGCACCTGCTTCGGTTTCGGCATGTTCGTCACCTTCATGCCCCTCTATATCCGGAGCCAGGGGATGCACTCGGGGCACGTGGGGTTTGTCTTCGCGGCCCAGGCCCTGGCTAACGCCATTTCACGCCTCCCCTCGGGGAAACTGAGCGACCGGGTGGCTGACCGGAGTATCCTGGTAACTGGAGGGCTTGCCATTTTCGCCCTGGCGCTCGCCTCCTTCGGCCTCTGCCGGTCCGTGGTCCCGCTCATGGGGGCCGCGGCGGTCATGGGGATAAGCATGGGGGTAGCCTTCACCGCCGTCTGTGCGCTGATCGCCGATGTGGTGCCCCGGGAGCAGCGGGGGCTCGCCATGGGCTGCTACAATACCTGCGTTTATGTCGGGATGATGCTCTGCGCGGCCGGCATGGGGGCGTTCATCCGGGAGGAAGGCTTCAGGATCGGTTTTTTCCTGAATGGCGTGGTCGGGGTGGCGACGTTACTGCTTTTCGTCACTCTCTACCGTCGGCCCGAGCCGGCAGCAGCATAA
- a CDS encoding epoxyqueuosine reductase, translated as MEEALRAEIGRFVAESPENRFPDGSGPYFDDPLVGFAAADDPLFTDYKHIIGDFHLTPAELLDGAATVIVWILPIVEGTRMSNRLETEWPSRKWAFTRSHGETLNGALRRHLVAHLEGIGHRAVVPQYAPAWKEFADTPVGIASTWSERHAAYAAGLGTFSLSDGLITARGIAHRVGSVITDLVLPPSPRTTPDHRHNCLWYREETCGVCIGRCPVGAITFNGHDKSRCRDYVYGAVPEAVGERYGVTHTGCGLCQTRVPCESAIPRGKK; from the coding sequence ATGGAGGAAGCACTACGTGCCGAGATCGGACGTTTTGTGGCGGAGAGCCCGGAAAACCGCTTCCCTGATGGCAGCGGACCCTACTTCGACGACCCCCTCGTGGGCTTCGCCGCGGCTGACGACCCGCTTTTCACTGACTACAAGCACATCATCGGCGATTTCCACCTGACGCCGGCCGAGCTGCTGGACGGGGCGGCAACGGTTATTGTCTGGATCCTCCCGATTGTGGAGGGGACGCGGATGAGCAACCGGCTGGAGACAGAATGGCCCTCCCGCAAGTGGGCCTTCACCCGGAGTCACGGCGAGACCCTGAACGGCGCCCTTCGCCGGCATCTGGTGGCGCACCTGGAGGGGATCGGCCACCGGGCCGTGGTGCCCCAGTACGCCCCCGCCTGGAAGGAATTCGCCGATACCCCCGTGGGCATTGCCTCCACCTGGTCCGAGCGCCACGCCGCCTACGCAGCCGGACTCGGTACCTTCAGCCTCTCCGACGGCCTCATCACTGCTCGCGGAATTGCCCACCGGGTGGGGAGCGTCATCACCGACCTGGTGCTTCCTCCCTCTCCCCGCACCACCCCGGACCATCGCCACAACTGCCTCTGGTACCGCGAGGAGACCTGCGGCGTCTGCATCGGCCGCTGCCCCGTGGGGGCCATCACCTTCAACGGCCACGACAAGTCCCGGTGCCGGGATTACGTCTACGGCGCCGTTCCCGAGGCGGTGGGCGAGCGCTACGGTGTCACCCATACCGGTTGCGGGCTCTGCCAGACCCGCGTACCGTGCGAGTCGGCGATACCCCGCGGGAAAAAATAA